One Sporomusaceae bacterium FL31 genomic window, CACTTTTGTCTGCCCAACCGAAATCCGTGGATTTAATAGTAAACTTGCCGAATTTAATAGCGTTGGTGCTGAAGTGCTCGGGGTCAGCGTAGATAGTGTTTATTCACATCGAGCTTGGATTAATACCTCGCGCGATGCCGGCGGACTGGGTGGTCTTGACTATCCGCTTGCTTCCGATATCACTAAGCAAGCAGCTAGAGATTATGGTGTATTAATTGAAGATCAAGGCATAGCATTAAGAGGATTGTTTATCATTGACCCAGAAGGAATACTTCGTTATCAGGTAGTCAGTGATTTAAATGTAGGACGTAGTGTTGATGAAACACTTAGAGTGTTACAGGCTTTACAAAGTGGCGGCAGATGCCCAATTGATTGGCAGCCTGGTGAAAGAACCATTTGAGTACATAGTTTGGCCTATGAGGTTCTGTTTAAATCATAAGTATGCAATGTCTTAGAGGAACAGCAAATCTTGCTGCCTGATCTTTGGGCCTTTTTAGACTTAGCATACTTGTGGTTTAAATATTCGATCCTATGGCTTATAGAGTTTCTAACAAATAGAGAGCATTGTATAAAGTGTCATTTAACCTGCAGCTTATGCATACTATTAGTTCTTAAGAGCGGATCTTGTGGATTGCAGGTAAAATAATAAAAAAATAGTATGGAGGAGTTATTATGTCAGAAGAGAATCAAAAAATCGTTGATTGCAGCAGTGCCGGCAAAGGGTTTGCACGCACTGAAGGCAGTGAAATCGCTGCTGAGAATTGTCCACTGCCATCAGGGCAGGATAAAGGATTTGCGCGGACTGACGCGGATGATGCTCCGCCTGCAAATCATTGCGCCAGTGCGGGAAAGGGCTTTGCCAGGACAGAGGGAAATGATATTGTAGCTGAAGATTGTGCGTTGCCAGATGGCCAGGGAAAAGGTTTTGCTAAGACCTATGACCCTGCAAAAGATTAAAATCTAAGCAAAAAAGCTAGGGAACGGGGGAGAATCCGTTCCCTAGCTTTTTTGCTGCGTCATCGTGTTCGTATGCTCGTTGAGATGTGTTTAAGAATAATAATTATTTTTTTGAATGATGTTTCTATTTTGCTTCCTTATCATACAATGGCAGTGGGAATGTCGTCGAGGAAGGGGGAGGCATAGATGGGGATTGAAATTACGGCATTGCATTGGACGTTCAGCATCTTTATTTTGCTCATCATGACTACAATGATTTTACGCCGTGACAGCAGTTTGGTATGTATGATTGGTATTTTCATTATCGGTTACTTTGCAAAAGGTAGTTTCAGCATGGCGACAATCGGAATATTTAATAGTTTTGTTTATGCAATTAATGAATTAGCTGGTACTATTTTGGTTATTTCACTGATTGTCGCTATGAGTAAGTCTTTATCCAGCACTGGGGTCAATGAGCTTATGGTGGCACCCTTTGCGCAAATCATTCGTTCTCCCGGGATGGCTTATTGGATCATAGGGGTTTTTATGATGGTGATTTCGTGGTTTTTTTGGCCATCGCCAGCCGCCGCCCTGATGGGAGCCGTGCTGCTGCCTGTTGGCAGGCGGGTGGGTCTGCCGGCAATAGGAGTCGCTATGGCGATGAATTTATTTGGGCATGGAATTGCACTAGCCAGTGATTGGGTCATTCAAGCGGCGCCAAAACTAACAGCAGATGCTGCTGGAATTCCGGTGCAGGCTGTGGTAAATGCCAGTGTTCCATTGATATTAGTCATGGGAATAGTCACCGTCAGTGTTGCTTATTGGATGTTACGGCGTGATATGAGAAACGGTAAATTAAGTATCGAAGCAGAAGAAACGTTTGCTGATGTTGAACAAATAAGAACAGGTGAGCCTGCTTTTGAATTAACATCAACAGCTAAAAAAATATTAGCTGCCATGGTTCCAGTGTTTTTCTGTATCGACGTGGCAGTCATGTATGTGCTTGACTTGCGAGGTGGTGATGCCACGGCATTGATTGGCGGTACTTCAATTTTTATTCTCATCATTATTGCATTACTTACTCATCGTGGCCGAGTCTTGGAAACTACAACAAGCTATCTTGTAGAGGGATTTAAATTTGGAATTACTGTTTTTGGACCCATTATTCCAATTGCCGCATTCTTTTATTTGGGGGATAGTGGATTTACCGCAATTTTTGGCAAAGTACTGCCGCCAGGGTCGAATGGTCTGGTTAATGATCTAGGAATTGTTATGGCTCACTCTGTACCGATAAACGCTGTGGTCGGAGCCTTTACCATTACGCTGGTGGGGATTATTACCGGCTTGGATGGGTCAGGATTCTCGGGGATATCCCTGGTTGGTTCTTTGGCTAAGCTATTCTCGGTCTCTACTGGCTCGGGGATTGCAACAATGACTGCTTTGGGGCAGATCTCGGGAATTTTTACTGGCGGCGGGACGCTAATTCCCTGGAGTCTCATTGCAGTGGCTGCAATCTGCAATGTCAGCCCTTTTGAACTCGCCAGACGTAACTTAGTACCGGTATTGGCCGGATTTCTGGCTATGACTATTGTTGGGATTTTTCTCATATAAGGTAGAATGAGCAGCGGCGCGTACAGCGTTCTGCTCATTTTTCGTTATTTGCGTCAACAGGGTACTTCTTCAAAGAAACAGAAGAAATTTTCCTTACTGCATGATTTTTAGTAATCAAACATTGACTAGGTCAGTGCTTTGGTTTACAATCAACCTTATCTTAGTTGTTGCCGAAGGAGTCCTTTACATGAAATGTAGATCAAATATGCTGCTATTGCTGGCAGCAGCCATTTGGGGTTTTGCGTTTGTAGCTCAGCGTGTTGGAATGGAATTTATTGGCCCATTTAGCTTTAATGGCTTAAGATTTGCGCTGGGGGCTGTTTCCTTACTGCCTCTTATCCTATATGGCCGCAATAATACGCATGCGGAACATGCCAATGTGGCTGCACAAAGTTCCTGGCGTATTGGCTTACTGGCTGGTATTATTTTATTTATTGCCGCTTCATTACAGCAAATTGGCTTAATCTATACGACGGCTGGAAAAAGTGCTTTTATCACGTGCTTGTATATTGTGTTGGTGCCCTTGGCCGGAATATTTTTAAAGCAGCGAATTATGCTTAGCACCTGGTTGGGATCCATCTTGGCCGTAATTGGTTTGTATTTTTTATGTGTTAAAGAAAGTTTTGCCATTTCATATGGTGATTTCCTGGAGTTATTAGGGGCTTTCTTTTGGGCGGCTCATATTTTGTATATTGATCACTATGCCCGGAAGGTTAACTCTTTGCATTTAGCGTTTTTTCAGTTTCTGACTTGTGCAATCTTAAGTCTTGGTGTGGCTTTGGTGATGGAGAGCATCACTTTAACGGGTGTTATCCAGGCCGGTGTTCCAATCCTGTATGGTGGGATTTGTTCTGTTGGCATTGCTTATACTTTGCAGATTGTCGGGCAGAAAAATGCTGCCCCTTCTCATGCTGCGATTATTCTGAGTATGGAAACGGTATTTGCTGCAATTGGCGGTTGGCTTATCTTGAATGAGCAGCTTGGCTTTCAGGAACTTATGGGATGTGTGCTGATGATGGCAGGAATGCTGCTTTCTCAGTTGTCCAATATTCGACCATCTGTTGATGCTCAGCCTGCAACCGAAAATGTCAAGCTATAGTGAGATAACCGTAATAAAAAATCAGCTCAACACAGTTGAGCTGATTTTTTATTACGGTTAGTTTGTGATCTTGTTTATGGCATTTTCAATATCGATGGCTAAGGGTGCTGTTACAATAATTTTGCGATGATCGCCTAAATGATTAAAGGCGACAGAAGTTGCATGCAATGCCTGCCTAGCTATGAGTGATGAACGTATTCCGTACATGCCATCGCCAATAATCGGAAACCCGACATGAGCCAGGTGCAAACGAATTTGGTGTGTCCTTCCTGTTTCTAATGACAGCTCGACTAGTGAAGCGTTCGGGAAAATGTGGATAGTTTGATAATTGGTCACAGCAGTCTGACCCTGCCTGGTAATAGCGCGTCGATTCGGCATGCTGGGATGTGGCCCGATTGGTGCATCAATGGTTCCGGCCGCTGGCTGGATTACGCCTTTGACTAAAGCTAAGTAAGTGCGCTGCAGAACTTTTTCCTTTAACTGCTGCTCAAGCAGAGCTTGGGAGTGCGCATTTTTGGCAAAGATTACGCAGCCTGAGGTATCCCGATCCAATCGATGGATTGGGCGGATGGTAGCGGTTATTTTATGCTGCTGCAAATGAAATGCCAGATAGTTGGCCAAAGTGCCGCTTGTAGTCTGACC contains:
- a CDS encoding permease; amino-acid sequence: MKCRSNMLLLLAAAIWGFAFVAQRVGMEFIGPFSFNGLRFALGAVSLLPLILYGRNNTHAEHANVAAQSSWRIGLLAGIILFIAASLQQIGLIYTTAGKSAFITCLYIVLVPLAGIFLKQRIMLSTWLGSILAVIGLYFLCVKESFAISYGDFLELLGAFFWAAHILYIDHYARKVNSLHLAFFQFLTCAILSLGVALVMESITLTGVIQAGVPILYGGICSVGIAYTLQIVGQKNAAPSHAAIILSMETVFAAIGGWLILNEQLGFQELMGCVLMMAGMLLSQLSNIRPSVDAQPATENVKL
- a CDS encoding pseudouridine synthase, which gives rise to MKLFSTHKIVPEYEGLTIEQYLKQVLLYSGRKLQKLTRLKGVRLNGKPAFLQRKLKTADQLQVMTFADTTYGVQPEPGQVDMLYEDEYLMVLNKPAGQLVHPTGQTTSGTLANYLAFHLQQHKITATIRPIHRLDRDTSGCVIFAKNAHSQALLEQQLKEKVLQRTYLALVKGVIQPAAGTIDAPIGPHPSMPNRRAITRQGQTAVTNYQTIHIFPNASLVELSLETGRTHQIRLHLAHVGFPIIGDGMYGIRSSLIARQALHATSVAFNHLGDHRKIIVTAPLAIDIENAINKITN
- a CDS encoding membrane protein yields the protein MGIEITALHWTFSIFILLIMTTMILRRDSSLVCMIGIFIIGYFAKGSFSMATIGIFNSFVYAINELAGTILVISLIVAMSKSLSSTGVNELMVAPFAQIIRSPGMAYWIIGVFMMVISWFFWPSPAAALMGAVLLPVGRRVGLPAIGVAMAMNLFGHGIALASDWVIQAAPKLTADAAGIPVQAVVNASVPLILVMGIVTVSVAYWMLRRDMRNGKLSIEAEETFADVEQIRTGEPAFELTSTAKKILAAMVPVFFCIDVAVMYVLDLRGGDATALIGGTSIFILIIIALLTHRGRVLETTTSYLVEGFKFGITVFGPIIPIAAFFYLGDSGFTAIFGKVLPPGSNGLVNDLGIVMAHSVPINAVVGAFTITLVGIITGLDGSGFSGISLVGSLAKLFSVSTGSGIATMTALGQISGIFTGGGTLIPWSLIAVAAICNVSPFELARRNLVPVLAGFLAMTIVGIFLI
- the ykuU gene encoding thioredoxin-like protein YkuU; translation: MLLKVGQKAPDFSMVTTKNPETLDEVVSLADYQGKWLVLFFYPLDFTFVCPTEIRGFNSKLAEFNSVGAEVLGVSVDSVYSHRAWINTSRDAGGLGGLDYPLASDITKQAARDYGVLIEDQGIALRGLFIIDPEGILRYQVVSDLNVGRSVDETLRVLQALQSGGRCPIDWQPGERTI